In Elaeis guineensis isolate ETL-2024a chromosome 1, EG11, whole genome shotgun sequence, a genomic segment contains:
- the LOC140854711 gene encoding uncharacterized protein codes for MTHTHQDGTFVRDESRDLYERATSLIAERDDESAASTQQSRIEAEMFTELMGPERYGRVRGYGVGVTPTQLSEVSRYTQYAAADAQDSRVRRLEAEIQEIRQSRAAEMEEMRQSRAEMQAMRGQIDRLTSLLEMYGSSQAPGTSGTRRDSGTSRGDNDDHPPAD; via the exons atgactcatactcatcaggatggtacttttgttcgagatgagtcgagagatttatat gagagggctacatctctcattgcggagcgtgacgacgagtccgcagcatctacgcagcagagccgtatcgaggccgagatgttcacagagttgatgggaccagagcgctacggccgagtgaggggttatggagtaggagtcaccccgactcagttatctgaggttagtagatatacgcagtatgctgcagcagatgctcaggattcacgcgttcgcagactcgaggcggagatacaggagattagacagagtcgtgccgctgagatggaggagatgcgacagagccgtgccgagatgcaggccatgaggggacagattgatcgccttacatctttattagagatgtatggttcatctcag gctcctggcacatcaggcacccgtcgagatagcggcacgtcacgtggagacaacgacgaccatccgcctgcagattga